ATGGCTTTTGCCAACCTGGGAAGGAATAAAAAGCGCACCGCACTGGTGGTGGTCTCCCTGTCCCTGTCGGTGGTGCTGCTGGCCCTTACCTTCCAGTTTACCGGCGGATTCAGCATGGAGAAATATCTGGAACAGAAGACCTGCGCAGATTTTATCGTGGGGAACACGGATTACTTCCGGTTCCAGGCAAATGGGCCGGAATCCGGCCTCGCCGGGGAGACGGTGGAGCAGATCCGGGAGAATACAAAAGAAGCGGACGCAGGTCAGGCCTGGGCGGTGCCTGGAGTATATCCCCAGGTGTGGCTTGACGAAGAACAGTTCCGCAGCCTGTCCTTCACAGGGTCTGAAGAGCAGGTTAACCAGGAACTTCAGATCCGGGAAAAACGGGGAGACAAGATCCAGGTATCGCTCCAGGCAGAGGGCATGGACGATGCCCTGCTGGACAAGCTGACAGTCCTGGAAGGGAGCCTGGAACCCCTGCGGGACCCGGAGGGCGGGGCCATCGCTCTTCCGGTGGAGACCGATGATTACGGGACGCCCCAGATGACGGAACATTATCCCGGGCCGGGAGACAAACTGACGGTGACCTATGTGGACGAGGGGTACTATGCGGACTCCCGGACCGGGGAGCCGGCGACAGACGCTACGCCGGAGGAATATATCCAGTACCACATAGAAAAAAGCCATGACGTGGAATACACCGTCTGCGCGCTGGTCACAGTGCCCTACCAGATTTCCTTCCGAGCAAGCCTGATGTACGGCATGGATGCCATCATGGGGACGGAGCAGCTGAAGGCAGACAGTGGAGCGGAACTGTATTCGCTCTTCTACATGTTCGATACGCCAAACCGGGAAGCAGAGGAAGCGGCGGAACACTTTCTGGCAGAGCTGACAAAGGGGGAGACGTCCCCATTGATGTATGAGAGCAAGGCGCTGATCCGCCAGGATTTCCAGGGATTCCGGCAGATGTTCCTGCTCCTTGGAGGCGCGCTTTGCGCCATCGTGGGCGTGGTGGGGATCCTGAATTTCTTCAACGCCATCCTCACCGGGATCCTGGTGAGAAAGCGGGAATTTGCCATGCTGCAGGCAGTGGGCATGACGGGAAAACAGCTAAAGAAAATGCTGGTGACAGAGGGCCTTCTCTATGCGGGAGCCACCGTCCTTTTATCCCTTGTGCTGGTGTTCCTTCTGGAACCGCTGGTCGGCGGCATGCTGGAAGACATGTTCTGGTTCTTTGCTTATCATTTTGATGTGACCGCCCTGTGGGCGGCTGCGCCGGTCTTCCTGCTGCTGGGGGTTGTCCTGCCTCTTGGGGTCTACCGGGGGATCGCGAGGATGACTATTGTGGAGCGGCTGCGGGAAGTGGAGTAGAAGGGTTGACAGAAGGATATCATTTAAGTATACTAACAGTAAGTAAATATAATATTTACTTACTGTTAGGAGAATAAAGATGTTATATGAATATTTGATAAAAAATTATATTCCGGGAGAACCGATTTTTACAGGAGATATTCAGATTCCGGGGATGACAGAAGAAAATCTCAGATATCATTTGAAAAAATATGCAGACAGCGGAACAATATGCCGATTTGAGCCGGGAGTATACTATTTTCCAAAGACAGGTATTCTGGGTGAAAAGTTGTCTCTTTCTGCAGATACAGTAGCTGTTCATAAATATATCATGCGGAGGGGAAGACGAGTTGGATATTATTCCGGGTATACGTTGGCAAACCGTATGGGATTATCTGTGCAGGTTCCATATACACAGGAAATAAGCAGCAATTTTGCCCCTGCATCAGTAAGAAAAATAATGATCAAAAACAGACCGTATATTATCAGAAGGCCTGTGGCAGAAGTAACGGAAGAAAATGTATCGGTATTACAATTCCTTGATTGTCTGAAAGATATTGAGAAAAGTTCAGAAATAGAGTTGGAGACATGTGGAAGGATTCTGACAGAATATGCCAGAAGGAACGGCATTACCAAGAAGAGGATCGATCAGTTTATAGCAAAGTATCCTGTTAAGATCTATAAGGCTATTTATGAGACGGGGGTAGAGTATGTATCTTCATGAAGACAGAGAAATGTTTAGAACCATCGTAGAGCAAGTGGCAGAAGAAAGCGGGAAAAATTCTATAGTGATAGAAAAAGATTATTATGTGACAATGATCTTGAGATTACTATCAGAGCAACTTGAACTGTGCGTGTTTAAAGGCGGAACGTCTTTATCCAAGGGGTTTCATGTAATCAATCGTTTTTCGGAGGATATAGATATTACCTTTAATGAACATATTGGGGAGAGTAGAAGGAAAAAACTTAAGCATGTTGTTCTAAAAGGAATCAGCGAAAAACTGGGAATGCCGATCGTCAATTGGGACGAGACACAGAGTGACAGAGATTATAATGCATATTTTTTTTCTTATACCTCGGTGTTTGCATTGGAGGATGAAAGACTGCCACAGTATGTTAAACTGGAAATGGCATTGGGCTCGTATGCATTTCCCACACAATCGGTAGAGATCCATAATTTTATTGGAGATTATCTGGAAAATCGAGATAGAAAAGATGTTGCGGAACAATTTTTTCTTGATAGATTTTTCATGAATCTGCAATCTTTAGAAAGAACCTATATTGATAAGATTTTTGCTCTTTGTGATTATTATATGCAGGGAAAAGCAAAAAGATATTCCCGACATTTATATGATATT
This window of the Massilistercora timonensis genome carries:
- a CDS encoding DUF6088 family protein, which codes for MLYEYLIKNYIPGEPIFTGDIQIPGMTEENLRYHLKKYADSGTICRFEPGVYYFPKTGILGEKLSLSADTVAVHKYIMRRGRRVGYYSGYTLANRMGLSVQVPYTQEISSNFAPASVRKIMIKNRPYIIRRPVAEVTEENVSVLQFLDCLKDIEKSSEIELETCGRILTEYARRNGITKKRIDQFIAKYPVKIYKAIYETGVEYVSS
- a CDS encoding nucleotidyl transferase AbiEii/AbiGii toxin family protein; protein product: MYLHEDREMFRTIVEQVAEESGKNSIVIEKDYYVTMILRLLSEQLELCVFKGGTSLSKGFHVINRFSEDIDITFNEHIGESRRKKLKHVVLKGISEKLGMPIVNWDETQSDRDYNAYFFSYTSVFALEDERLPQYVKLEMALGSYAFPTQSVEIHNFIGDYLENRDRKDVAEQFFLDRFFMNLQSLERTYIDKIFALCDYYMQGKAKRYSRHLYDIYKLTPFISFDDEFALLVKEVRNQRAQMSVCPSADAKINIPALIKEFCDNSFYEEDYHSITSYFTEDFVPYEDIIDNMKKILKKISF
- a CDS encoding ABC transporter permease, whose product is MRVKNRKTIWNLSLKSFRASGKRNLIAVVAIVLTTVLFTSLFTIVMSLNESYQTYTFRQIGGYAHGTFKDVTDKQAEKIKGHKKVKAAGERIVAGIIAEGAFARVPAEVSYMDENNTKWSYIDLKEGREPEGTKEIILDDAALELLGVTPELGAEVTLTYQVSDKKQNGGVRTDTFTLVGWWEYDPVMPVHYINISRAYMEQLERDMTGEGLEPFRRDLNVMLSSSLDIDGTMEEIEEDLGYQRDDPGADTYLNYGVNWGYTTAQAAAELDPGLLAAMAAFLLLVIFTGYLIIYNIFQISVTGDIRYYGLLKTIGVTPRQLRRIIRQQALLLCGIGCPLGLIAGWLVGSGLVPVVLARTSLETIQTEVSSSPLIFAASALFAVATVLLSCGRPGRMAAKVSPVEAVKYTETGISYWKERRSSRAGIGGMAFANLGRNKKRTALVVVSLSLSVVLLALTFQFTGGFSMEKYLEQKTCADFIVGNTDYFRFQANGPESGLAGETVEQIRENTKEADAGQAWAVPGVYPQVWLDEEQFRSLSFTGSEEQVNQELQIREKRGDKIQVSLQAEGMDDALLDKLTVLEGSLEPLRDPEGGAIALPVETDDYGTPQMTEHYPGPGDKLTVTYVDEGYYADSRTGEPATDATPEEYIQYHIEKSHDVEYTVCALVTVPYQISFRASLMYGMDAIMGTEQLKADSGAELYSLFYMFDTPNREAEEAAEHFLAELTKGETSPLMYESKALIRQDFQGFRQMFLLLGGALCAIVGVVGILNFFNAILTGILVRKREFAMLQAVGMTGKQLKKMLVTEGLLYAGATVLLSLVLVFLLEPLVGGMLEDMFWFFAYHFDVTALWAAAPVFLLLGVVLPLGVYRGIARMTIVERLREVE